A single genomic interval of Mucilaginibacter boryungensis harbors:
- a CDS encoding peptidase: MTYCLGIKVKEGLIAIADTRITSGTDTTIKKKVSVTQKDKFSLFIMTSGLRSVRDKAMVYFEELMEHNEYNKLYKAVNAFGDQVKRVASEDRATLEKAGFKFDLNTIIGGQLKDDEEHKLFLLYPEGNWVELGNGAPFVIIGNSGHGKPILNRVLKEDSSMRLALKVGFLSFDSTRVSSNNVDFPIDVVLYKKDSFEMVEQRYEKKDLEYISDQWAEELGTALQNVGEDWMEKAFHNLPAITV; encoded by the coding sequence ATGACTTACTGCTTAGGAATAAAAGTTAAAGAAGGATTAATAGCGATAGCCGATACCCGCATTACATCAGGCACTGATACTACTATAAAAAAGAAAGTCTCAGTTACACAAAAAGACAAATTCTCGCTTTTTATCATGACCAGCGGCTTGCGCTCGGTACGTGATAAAGCTATGGTGTATTTTGAAGAACTGATGGAGCATAATGAGTATAACAAACTATATAAAGCCGTCAACGCGTTTGGCGATCAGGTAAAACGGGTAGCCAGCGAAGACCGCGCTACCCTTGAAAAAGCCGGGTTTAAATTTGATTTGAATACTATAATTGGCGGGCAATTAAAAGATGATGAAGAACATAAACTATTCCTGCTGTATCCTGAAGGGAATTGGGTGGAGCTGGGTAATGGTGCACCGTTTGTTATTATTGGCAATTCTGGTCATGGTAAGCCTATTTTAAACCGGGTATTGAAAGAAGATTCATCTATGAGGCTGGCTTTAAAAGTTGGTTTTCTTTCTTTTGATAGCACCAGGGTAAGTTCAAATAATGTAGATTTCCCTATTGATGTTGTTTTGTACAAAAAGGATTCGTTTGAGATGGTAGAGCAGCGTTACGAAAAGAAAGATCTGGAATATATATCAGATCAATGGGCCGAAGAACTGGGCACTGCCTTGCAAAATGTTGGGGAAGACTGGATGGAAAAAGCGTTTCATAACCTACCGGCAATCACGGTATGA
- a CDS encoding ArsR/SmtB family transcription factor, which produces MVTYIFVTERLLISDMRRDVFQAIADPTRRKIIGMLAGKQLNLNTIADKFNISRPAISKHIKILTECGLLTIQQQGRDRYCKANYQKLGEVATWVEQYREFWNNKLDDLDKFLSLENKTNNYK; this is translated from the coding sequence ATGGTTACCTATATATTTGTAACCGAACGGTTACTTATAAGCGATATGAGAAGAGATGTATTCCAGGCAATAGCCGACCCAACCCGCAGGAAGATTATCGGCATGCTGGCCGGTAAACAATTGAACCTGAATACCATAGCCGATAAATTTAATATCAGCAGGCCCGCTATTTCGAAGCACATTAAAATTTTAACAGAATGCGGCCTGCTCACCATACAGCAGCAGGGCAGGGACAGGTACTGCAAAGCCAATTACCAAAAGCTGGGAGAGGTGGCTACCTGGGTAGAGCAATACCGCGAATTTTGGAATAATAAGCTGGACGATCTGGATAAATTCCTCTCCCTGGAAAACAAAACAAATAATTACAAATAA
- a CDS encoding acyltransferase has product MKPQRQSQQLDWINNLRVIALFAVIILHCSSPLLGGYPKVPYNEWLAADFYNALTRFAVPVFVMITGALLLGRDDELFSFLKKRLSRVVIPFLFWSLVYIAYAFYNEDIPYTTDTWANIKQVLHQLKYGSSYHLWYVYMLIGLYFIIPVLSKFIRHASEKETLYFLAVWLIVMLLGQPYMLRYNPPVDIRYFGGYIGYLVLGYYFANKSFTHKKIAVWMGLLFMVTVAGITLGTYSLYQHYNGISTLLYEPLSWPIVILASAIFLMMRFAQISLPQWLITARDFAGKYNYGIYLSHALFLTLLDAPELTGFSLSYKSFNPLFSIPLTALVCFVLSLLLVYVINKLPWIGKYISG; this is encoded by the coding sequence ATGAAGCCACAACGCCAAAGCCAGCAGCTCGACTGGATAAATAACCTGCGTGTAATTGCCTTATTCGCAGTTATTATACTGCATTGCAGTTCGCCTTTGCTGGGCGGGTATCCAAAAGTGCCGTATAATGAATGGCTGGCAGCTGATTTTTATAATGCTTTGACACGTTTTGCCGTTCCGGTTTTTGTAATGATAACCGGTGCGCTGTTGTTAGGCCGGGATGATGAGTTATTTAGTTTCCTTAAAAAAAGATTAAGTAGGGTAGTAATCCCTTTTTTGTTCTGGAGCCTGGTTTATATCGCCTATGCTTTTTATAACGAAGATATCCCTTATACTACCGACACCTGGGCTAATATAAAGCAGGTGTTACATCAACTGAAATACGGCAGTTCTTACCATTTATGGTATGTGTATATGCTAATAGGGTTATATTTTATCATCCCGGTACTTAGCAAATTCATCCGCCATGCCAGTGAAAAAGAAACCTTATACTTTTTAGCAGTTTGGCTAATAGTGATGTTGCTTGGCCAGCCCTATATGCTACGGTACAATCCCCCGGTTGATATACGTTATTTTGGTGGCTATATTGGCTATCTGGTTTTGGGCTATTACTTTGCCAATAAGAGTTTTACCCATAAAAAAATAGCTGTTTGGATGGGCTTATTATTTATGGTAACTGTAGCAGGCATAACTTTAGGTACGTATAGTTTATACCAGCATTATAATGGCATTAGTACGTTATTGTATGAACCCTTAAGCTGGCCTATAGTAATATTAGCATCAGCTATATTTTTAATGATGAGGTTCGCACAGATCAGTTTACCACAGTGGTTGATTACGGCAAGGGATTTTGCTGGGAAATACAATTATGGCATTTACCTGTCGCATGCTTTGTTTTTAACGCTGTTAGATGCCCCTGAGCTGACCGGTTTTAGTTTAAGTTACAAATCATTTAACCCGCTATTCAGTATCCCCCTTACAGCGTTGGTATGTTTTGTATTATCGCTACTGCTGGTATATGTAATTAACAAGTTGCCATGGATAGGTAAATATATTTCGGGATAG
- a CDS encoding DEAD/DEAH box helicase, protein MTFEDFNFNEHLAEGLNSMGYTTPTPIQAMAIPVVMQGKDLIACAQTGTGKTASYLLPVLNKIGEGDKRHINTLILAPTRELAQQIDQQVEGLAYFTGISSVAVFGGGDGIVYEQQRRAIQNNVDIVIATPGRLIAHLTSGVLKFDNLQHLVLDEADRMLDMGFMDDIIRIIRYLPAERQTLLFSATMPPRIRQLANSILRNPESINIAISQPAAGISQQMYRVHDHQKIPLIKHLLKEGNYLSTIIFSSTKEKVKDVYKELKSAHLKVKAFSSDFKQTEREEILLEFKNKKLPIIIGTDALSRGIDVEGIDLVINYDAPPDPEDYIHRIGRTARAATTGTAITLINHRDEQKLKRIEQMIGKPVPQMELPAEIGESPAPAPERTHSHNRPHGDGKSRSGANNNRNKKKKWPRKKPSGDKKPNGAGDNSSTPPVVE, encoded by the coding sequence GTGACTTTCGAAGATTTTAATTTTAACGAACACTTAGCCGAGGGACTGAACAGCATGGGGTATACCACGCCAACACCCATACAGGCAATGGCCATTCCTGTTGTTATGCAGGGTAAAGACCTGATAGCCTGCGCACAAACCGGCACCGGGAAAACAGCATCGTACTTATTACCAGTACTAAACAAAATAGGCGAAGGCGATAAACGCCATATTAACACGCTGATATTGGCGCCAACACGTGAACTGGCCCAACAAATTGACCAGCAGGTGGAAGGCCTGGCCTACTTTACCGGCATTAGTTCGGTAGCGGTATTTGGCGGGGGCGACGGCATAGTTTACGAACAACAACGCAGGGCCATACAAAACAACGTTGATATAGTTATTGCTACGCCGGGGCGCTTAATAGCGCACCTTACATCGGGCGTACTTAAGTTTGATAACCTGCAACACCTTGTGCTGGACGAGGCCGACCGTATGCTGGATATGGGTTTTATGGATGACATTATCCGTATCATCCGTTACCTGCCTGCTGAGCGGCAAACGCTGCTATTCTCGGCTACCATGCCGCCGCGCATACGCCAGTTGGCCAATAGTATTTTACGCAATCCTGAATCCATAAACATTGCAATATCGCAGCCTGCAGCGGGTATCAGCCAGCAAATGTACCGGGTGCACGATCATCAAAAGATACCATTAATAAAACATCTGTTAAAAGAAGGTAATTATTTAAGTACCATCATATTTTCATCTACTAAAGAGAAAGTTAAGGATGTTTATAAAGAACTAAAGTCGGCACACCTTAAGGTAAAAGCATTTAGTTCAGATTTTAAACAAACCGAGCGCGAAGAGATATTGCTGGAGTTTAAAAACAAGAAATTACCCATTATTATAGGTACCGATGCCTTATCGCGCGGTATTGATGTAGAGGGGATAGATCTGGTAATCAACTACGATGCACCGCCGGATCCCGAGGACTATATCCACCGTATTGGGCGTACGGCAAGGGCTGCTACCACAGGCACTGCGATAACATTGATCAATCATCGCGATGAACAGAAGTTGAAGCGGATTGAACAAATGATTGGCAAGCCGGTACCACAAATGGAATTGCCTGCTGAAATAGGCGAATCGCCTGCACCAGCGCCTGAACGCACACATTCACATAACCGCCCGCATGGTGATGGCAAAAGCCGTAGCGGGGCCAATAATAACCGGAACAAGAAGAAGAAATGGCCGCGCAAAAAGCCATCTGGTGATAAGAAACCAAATGGGGCTGGGGATAATTCCTCAACTCCGCCAGTAGTAGAATAG
- a CDS encoding SRPBCC family protein: protein METAKNAQVVVVERNYNAPVGRVWEALTDNSKMKQWYFDIADFRPEVGFEFEFSGGDPSGKMYLHKCVVKTVEPNKKLAYTWRYDGYEGESLVTFELTAEGEGTHIKVTHTGLDTFPPLEAFNPKNFNMGWNHILGTSLKEFVEKA from the coding sequence ATGGAAACAGCAAAGAATGCTCAGGTAGTGGTAGTGGAAAGAAACTACAACGCGCCGGTAGGCCGGGTTTGGGAAGCCCTTACCGATAATAGTAAAATGAAACAATGGTATTTTGACATTGCCGATTTTAGACCCGAAGTTGGTTTTGAGTTTGAATTTTCGGGCGGCGACCCAAGTGGTAAAATGTACTTGCACAAATGTGTTGTGAAAACCGTTGAGCCTAATAAAAAACTGGCTTATACCTGGCGGTACGATGGTTATGAAGGCGAATCGCTGGTAACGTTTGAATTGACAGCGGAGGGCGAGGGAACACATATTAAAGTAACCCATACAGGCTTAGACACCTTCCCGCCGCTGGAAGCATTTAACCCTAAAAACTTCAACATGGGCTGGAACCATATTTTGGGTACCAGTTTAAAGGAATTTGTAGAGAAAGCGTAA
- a CDS encoding gliding motility-associated C-terminal domain-containing protein codes for MKKLRFSIILIFNCCLISLFTNQAALCFTIYAGPTVSIVADKTVICTGSSITFTATTTGAGNATVFQWYINGRPVSSNTKVFNQSGLNDQDKITCGITNTGDPSVTGEIVSNTIVVSTGSILTPILTLEQTITSPCSLTFTAKPTNPGTLPIYQWTRNGIPVGSNSAIYVDNNPVTGAVITCKLTNTTTCSVAATATKSITAMAGAGTLIVSLETQSSRTVCTGTPISFKAVTNFDDAGMTYDWKVNGASIGVTTQTYESSILKDKDQVSCTVTAPGNCLANPSVTSNPSIVNIVQETIPVVTITADTYATCAGTPVHFTVHAAPLINPTYRWLVNGSGVGTNDPEVTISTLKNGDKVTCTVNNQSGCSTQITGPPVSVVIYDAPIISFDNNPTINIGGQVALNPVITGNAVNYSWTPATGLSSTTTANIVASPPFTTTYQLLATNDKGCTSTASVTVTVISNVNPINVFTPNGDGVNDTWKMPELLAYPNCVVDVFNRYGQAVFHSIGYGKPWDGTNNGTKLPAGTYFYMIDTKDGSAKISGSITIVR; via the coding sequence ATGAAAAAGCTACGTTTTTCCATTATTTTGATATTTAATTGCTGCTTAATCAGTTTATTCACTAATCAAGCTGCACTTTGCTTTACAATTTACGCCGGGCCAACCGTTAGTATTGTTGCAGATAAAACCGTTATCTGCACAGGATCATCTATAACCTTCACTGCTACTACTACGGGCGCGGGTAACGCTACGGTTTTTCAATGGTATATTAATGGCAGGCCTGTCAGTTCAAATACTAAAGTATTTAACCAATCAGGGCTTAACGATCAGGATAAAATTACCTGTGGCATCACTAATACAGGCGACCCCTCTGTAACCGGAGAAATAGTTTCGAATACCATTGTTGTAAGTACCGGTTCCATCCTTACGCCGATATTAACACTTGAACAAACCATTACCAGCCCTTGTTCATTAACATTTACTGCTAAACCCACTAATCCGGGTACCTTGCCAATTTATCAATGGACAAGAAACGGCATTCCAGTTGGTTCCAATTCAGCAATTTATGTAGACAATAATCCGGTAACCGGCGCTGTTATCACCTGCAAATTAACTAATACCACCACCTGCTCAGTTGCAGCCACCGCTACTAAAAGCATCACGGCAATGGCAGGGGCAGGCACATTAATAGTTAGTTTGGAAACCCAATCCAGCCGGACAGTTTGTACGGGTACGCCTATTTCATTTAAAGCGGTTACCAATTTTGATGATGCCGGCATGACTTACGACTGGAAGGTAAACGGCGCGAGCATCGGGGTAACTACACAAACCTATGAATCATCCATTTTAAAAGATAAAGACCAGGTAAGCTGTACAGTAACTGCACCTGGCAACTGTCTGGCCAACCCTTCGGTTACGTCCAATCCCTCAATAGTGAACATTGTGCAGGAAACCATACCTGTAGTTACTATTACAGCCGATACTTATGCTACCTGCGCCGGCACACCGGTGCATTTTACCGTACATGCCGCTCCATTAATAAATCCTACTTACAGATGGCTGGTAAACGGGAGCGGCGTTGGCACAAACGATCCTGAAGTTACCATCAGTACGCTTAAAAACGGCGATAAGGTTACTTGTACTGTTAATAATCAATCGGGATGTAGTACCCAAATTACAGGGCCTCCTGTAAGTGTTGTTATTTACGATGCGCCAATTATTTCATTTGATAATAACCCGACCATAAATATAGGTGGGCAGGTAGCCCTGAACCCAGTAATAACCGGCAATGCCGTAAATTATAGCTGGACACCCGCCACCGGTTTAAGCAGCACCACAACTGCCAATATCGTTGCCAGTCCGCCTTTTACTACTACTTATCAATTGTTGGCAACAAATGATAAAGGTTGCACCTCAACAGCCTCTGTAACAGTAACGGTAATTAGTAATGTTAACCCTATAAACGTGTTTACACCTAATGGTGATGGTGTAAACGATACCTGGAAAATGCCCGAATTATTAGCGTATCCCAATTGTGTAGTTGATGTTTTTAACCGCTATGGACAGGCCGTATTTCATTCTATAGGATATGGGAAGCCATGGGACGGCACCAATAATGGCACTAAGCTCCCTGCTGGCACTTATTTTTATATGATAGACACTAAAGATGGCTCAGCCAAAATTTCAGGATCGATAACCATTGTAAGATAA